The window ATGCAAGGAAATGTCCGCAAATGCACTGGCAAGAGTCTACATGGCAAGAAAATGTATGAAATTACATTGACAATAGACTAAACTCAAGAAATAATCTTGTCcaaagtattgttcgtgatacaAGAAGGAAtttcggccgacttcgaagacgtcggccgtcCTAAATTTTGTTCGTGATACTTTGGGCGGCCGATGCCTTCGAAGTCGTCTTAGTGATATCATCTTATATCACTATATTAAGATAATGTCTGGACTTACATTTGCAAAAGTCTGAACTCTATAAAAATGTGTGGAATTAAGCTGACAAATGTTTTGAATTACATTGGCAATAGACCAGATTGCAAGAAGTTATCTGAAAATATACTGGTAATAGTCTAAATTGCAAGAAAgcatttaaaattacaattccACACTTTCTACAATCATATTGCTGCTTCTTTTATTGCCTGAAAGTACATATACATTTAATTCATGTTGCATatataacaattttgataCAGAATAAGATAGTTTCTATAGATAATTGGCATTTTTCTGGCAGTACTCCAGTATACGAGATAtctttagcaaaaaattttgattgcaATTTAAAGTTTGGCCAGATCTCGAGTATCATGATCACCATAACTTATCACAACTAATACTTAGGGCGGTCTATGTTTTCAAAGTCGGCCAAGAttctttcttatatcacgaaaATATCTGCAAATGCACTGGCAAGAATCTACATTGCAAGAAAATGTATGAAATTACATTGACAATAGACTAAATTGCAAGAAGTTATCTGAAAATATACTGGTAATAGTCTAAATTGCAAGAAAGCATTTGAAATTACAATGGCAAAAGTCTAAATTGCAAGAAAACAGCTATAATTAGATTAACAAAAGCCAAAAttgcaagaaaatatttgaaattacaCTGGCAAAAGTCTGAACTGCAAAATAATGTCTAGAATTAGATTGGCAAAAGTCTGAACTGCATGAAAATATATGGAATTAAACTGACAAATGTTAAATTGCAAAGTAATGCTTTGATATTATATTGGCAATAGCCTAGATTTGATTGCAATTTAAAGTTTGGCCAGATCTCGAGTATCATGACCACCATAACTTATCACGAACAACACTTTTTACCATTTACCGAAATTAATAACGTTACTAATATGGAGACAGAAGAGACAATAACGATGATATTGTAAGATATTGTGGCCCAAATTGGGTAGTATCTCCAATAAAGGATAGAAAAATAGGGAAAAGAtagattcatttttttaatgaattagaaaaatatgtattttttaattttcaacattttccacAATAAacttacaaataataatttacataTCACAAAAACCGTAAAAATCCTTAGTTAGCTATTATTCTCTTCAAAAACCAGATTGCTACCGCAAGCTGGACAGACTATAGTATCTTTATGAACCGTATTTTGTTCCTCAACCCCAAACTGCGTCGAACATTTTAAGCAAGAAAAAATCTCGAGAGATTCCGACGCCGGCCTAGCATCAACCAAAATTTTAATCCTCCCAAAGAATCGTTCCCTTTCTTCGACGTTTTCAATCAAATAAAATCGGTTATTGTTACTTCGAAACGTTTCAAATTCAATATAAACGTACTCGATTTCATCGAGAGTTGTTTTATTACACGAAATAATCGAATCTAACGAAATTCGTGATAAAACTTTCGAGGTTATCGCGTTTCTCTCaaccaaattattttttcctaTTATTGCAAAAACGTCGCTTTGCCCACCTTTTATGTTTACTAAGAATATGTTGCTATCCCCACTTTCAAAGTCATCATCGCttaatttttcgatttcttcTGGATCGTCGTAAACCCCACTTTCTTCTTCAACGACTTCGTTatcttttaaatcttttaaatcatttaattcattaattgtCTCAGAAGCTGTTACGTATTGGGTCGTTTCttcaatgttttctttaacctTCGCCATTTCATCTGTGATATAATCTTGAAGCGGCGTTGAAGAAGATGGAGCTGAACCACTTTGCGTGGAAAAATCTAACGGGGTAAATCCGGTTTTTCCATATAACGATTTAATGTAATCTTTGGGGATGctgtttaaattttctttcggTTCTGAGTTAATTTTTGGGACCTCAACCGAAACGGAAACCGTTATTCTTTCGAAATTATCTTCATCGTCCGATTTATTTTCGTTGATAATCGCGGATCGAACTCGAATTGATCGTTCTAAATTTTCTTGAGGCTCAGATGGTTGTTCGACTTGCTTATAAAGACACTTAGGGTGTAAAGAACCCACATTTTGTTGCTCATAAGAACTCAAAACGTCGTCATCCAAGATAAACTTAACAGAGGATGTGTTTgaatgtaaatatttaacgGTATTAATCCTATGGTGGGGATGATAACTTAAAGGATTTCCTGTTAAATTTAACCATTGCAAAGCAACAAGATAAGAAAGTGGGATTAAATTGTTGTGTTCTAAAAGGCAGTTTTCAAGTAAATCCAATTGGGTTAAATTAACAAGCTTAGAAACTGATTGAATATCCTCAATAAAATTACATCTTAAAACCAACATTTGGAGGCGGCTACAAATGGGGCGGGAAAAAACGGGAACTTTTTGCAACtgattaaaacttaaatttaaatgttttaaactggATAAACCACTTAATTCATcacaatttttaatcgaattatgTGACAAATCCAAAGTGGTTAACATAGGTAAATATTTAAGGCTATCATCAATACATTTAATACCATTATGATTTAGCACAGCTTCTCTCAACTCATACCAATTGCTACCATCAGAATCATCAGCACCACATCGTTCAAAAATATCTCTTAAACTATTTAAACTACGTTCGCAAACTAAATGTTGCAACTTTCCCCTTAAATTACTTATAccaattatattattaacattaattctATGCAATTCCAATAAACGCAACGATTTCAATTTAGAAATATCGATATTATCCGATTGTAAATCTCTGGGTTTTCCTAAACTTAACTTCAAACTTTTCGATTGTTGCACGAAATCgtgcaaaaaagttaaatccCTGTTTATTTCGGTGAGGGTGTTATTTAAAACGTGAAACGATGAAGTTAAGGAACTCTCGTTATTgaataaatcgtttaattcGTCGACTAAATCCGTTGAAAGTGTTAATTTGCACTTGTTCGCTAAAATTTTGTCCCCTTCGCTGCGTAATAGTGTTGCTAAGAATTGGATATCACCCGGAATCGCCATTAtatcattatttcttttaactaaaaagaatttgaaaacgattttattttaattaaacatgtAAGAAAGAACTTACTATAAATTCGAtggatttaataataataacctaaCCTCTTTGTTTCGAAACGTCAGTGTCAAAATTAAACGTCACGACAAATGATCTAATTTCATACGATctaattgtcaaaaaaaattttaaaattatttattttattattataaagataaattaataaaaaatataattaatgttgtttttaatgttttaacaaCAGCAATTTTAggtaaaatgaatttaaaaaaatatatttaatgcgttataaaaaacaacgtattcatcaaattttcgtatttatctcaaaatttaagCATCTGAGAGAAAAAGTACAAGAGACTggtattattaagaataaaatttgctacaacttttgttccaaaagttttttgtaatatgatcggttaccattaacaatttgtggaacaacgaaattcatcaaattttcatatttttctcgatatctatggcTCAAAGaataaaagtgtaagagagcaatgttattaagaataaaatttgtaacaacttttgttacaaaagtttttttgtaatatgatcggttaccattaacaatttgtggaacaacgaaattcatcaaattttcatgttttcatatttttctcgatatctatagCTCAAAGAATAAAAGTGCAACAGAGcaatgttattaagaataaaatttgctacaacttttgttccaaaagtttttttgtaatatgatccGTTTCCAgacttttaatattaacaatttatggaacaacgaaattcatcaaattttcatgttttcatatttttctcgatatctatggcTCAAAgaataaaagtgcaagagagcaatgttattaagaataaaatttgctacaacttttgttccaaaagtttttttgtaatatgatccGTTTCCAgacttttaatattaacaatttatggaacaacgaaaatcatcaaattttcatgttttcatatttttctcgatatctatagCTCAAAGAATAAAAGTGCAACAGAGcaatgttattaagaataaaatttgctacaacttttgttccaaaagtttttttgtaatatgatccGTTTCCAgacttttaatattaacaatttatggaacaacgaaaatcatcaaattttcatgttttcatatttttttctatatctaTAGCTCAAAGaataaaagtgtaagagagcaatgttattaagaataaaatttgctacaacttttgttccaaaagtttttttgtaatatgatccGTTTCCAGACCTCtaccattaacaatttatggaacaacgaaaatcatcaaattttcatgttttcatatttttctcgatatctatggcTCAAAGAACAAtggtacaagagagcaatgttattaagaataaaatttgtaacaacttttgttacaaaagtttttttgtaatatgatccGTTTCCAgacttttaatattaacaattcATGGAAcaacgaaaatcatcaaattttcatgttttcatatttttctcgatatctatggcTCAAAgaataaaagtgcaagagagcaatgttattaagaataaaatttgctacaacttttgttccaaaagtttttttgtaatatgatccGTTTCCAgacttttaatattaacaatttatggaacaacgaaaatcatcaaattttcatgttttcatatttttctcgatatctatggcTCAAAgaataaaagtgcaagagagcaatgttattaagaataaaatttgctacaacttttgttccaaaagtttttttgtaatatgatccGTTTCCAgacttttaatattaacaatttatggaacaacgaaaatcatcaaattttcatgttttcatatttttctcgatatctatggctcaaagaagaaaagtgcaagagagcaatattattaagaataaaatttgctacaagttttgttccaaaagtttttttgtaatatgatccGTTTCCAgacttttaatattaacaatttatggaacaacgaaaatcatcaaattttcatgttttcatatttttctcgatatctatagCTCAAAgaataaaagtgcaagagagcaatgttattaagaataaaatttgctacaacttttgttccaaaagtttttttgtaatatgatccGTTTCCAgacttttaatattaacaatttatggaacaacgaaaatcatcaaattttcatgttttcatatttttctcgatatctatagCTCAAAGAATAAAAGTGCAACAGAGcaatgttattaagaataaaatttgctacaacttttgttccaaaagtttttttgtaatatgatccGTTTCCAgacttttaatattaacaatttatggaacaacgaaaatcatcaaattttcatgttttcatatttttctcgatatctatagCTCAAAgaataaaagtgcaagagagcaatgttattaagaataaaatttgctacaacttttgttccaaaagtttttttgtaatatgatccGTTTCCAgacttttaatattaacaatttatggaacaacgaaaatcatcaaattttcatgttttcatatttttctcgatatctatagCTCAAAGAATAAAAGTGCAACAGAGcaatgttattaagaataaaatttgctacaacttttgttccaaaggtttttttgtaatatgatccATTTCCAGACCTCTACCATTATCAATTTAtggaacaacgaaattcatcaaattttcatgttttcatatttttctcgatatctattgctcaaagaagaaaagtgcaagagagcaatattattaagaataaaatttgctacaacttttgttccaaaggtttttttgtaatatgatccATTTCCAGACCTCTACCATTATCAATTTAtggaacaacgaaattcatcaaattttcatgttttcatatttttctcgatatctattgctcaaagaagaaaagtgcaagagagcaatattattaagaataaaatttgctacaacttttgttccaaaggtttttttgtaatatgatccATTTCCAGACGTCTACCATTATCAATTTATGGAAcaacgaaaatcatcaaattttcatgttttcatatttttctcgatatctattgctcaaagaagaaaagtgcaagagagcaatattattaagaataaaatttgctacaacttttgttccaaaggtttttttgtaatatgatccATTTCCAGACCTCTACCATTATCAATTTAtggaacaacgaaattcatcaaattttcatgttttcatatttttctcgatatctattgctcaaagaagaaaagtgcaagagagcaatattattaagaataaaatttgctacaacttttgttccaaaggtttttttgtaatatgatccATTTCCAGACGTCTACCATTATCAATTTATGGAAcaacgaaaatcatcaaattttcatgttttcatatttttctcgatatctattgctcaaagaagaaaagtgcaagagagcaatattattaagaataaaatttgctacaacttttgttccaaaggtttttttgtaatatgatccATTTCCAGACCTCTACCATTATCAATTTAtggaacaacgaaattcatcaaattttcatgttttcatatttttctcgatatctatggcTCAAAgaataaaagtgcaagagagcaatgttattaacaataaaatttgctacaacttttgttgcaaaagtctttttgtaatatgatccGTTTCCAgacttttaatattaacaatttatggaacaacgaaaatcatcaaattttcatgttttcatatttttctcgatatctatgacTCAAAGaataaaagtgtaagagagcaatgttattaagaataaaatttgctacaacttttgttccaaaagtttttttgtaatatgatccGTTTCCAgacttttaatattaacaatttatggaacaacgaaaatcatcaaattttcatgttttcatatttttctcgatatctatgacTCAAAGaataaaagtgtaagagagcaatgttattaagaataaaatttgctacaacttttgttcaaaaagtttttttgtattatgatCCGTTTCCAGACTTCTACCATTAACAATTTGtggaacaacgaaattcataaaattttcatgttttcatatttttctcgatatctataccTCAAAGaataaaagtgtaagagagcaatgttattaagaataaaatttgctacaacttttgttacaaaagtttttttgtaatatgatccGTTTCCAGACCTCTACCATTAACAATTTGtggaacaacgaaattcataaaattttcatgttttcatatttttctcgatatctataccTCAAAGaataaaagtgtaagagagcaatgttattaagaataaaatttgctacaacttttgttccaaaagtttttttgtaatatgatccGTTTCCAgacttttaatattaacaatttatggaacaacgaaaatcataaaattttcatgttttcatatttttttctatatctaTAGCTCAAAGaataaaagtgtaagagagcaatgttattaagaataaaatttgtaacaacttttgttacaaaagtttttttgtaatatgatccGTTTCCAAACCTCtaccattaacaatttatgttacaacgaaaatcatcaaattttcatgttttcatatttttctcgatatctatggcTCCAAcaataaaagtgaaagagagcaatattattaagaataaaattagctacaacttttgttcctaAAGTTCCTTTGTAATATGATCCATTTCCAGACCTCTACCATTATCAATTTATGGAAcaacgaaaatcatcaaattttcatgttttcatatttttctcgatatctatagCCCAAAgaataaaagtgcaagagagcaatattattaagaataaaatttgctacaacttttgttcaaaaagtttttttgtaatatgatccGTTTCCAgacttttaatattaacaatttatggaacaacgaaaatcatcaaattttcatgttttcatatttttctcgatatctatggctcaaagaagaaaagtgcaagagagcaatgttattaagaataaaatttgctacaacttttgttccaaaagtttttttgtattatgatCTGTTCCAGACTTCTACCATTAACAATTTGTGGAAcaacgaaaatcatcaaattttcatgttttcatatttttctcgatatctatggcTCAAAGAATagaagtgtaagagagcaatcttattaagaataaaatttgctacaacttttgttcaaaaagtttttttatattatgatCCGTTCCAAACTTCtaccattaacaatttatgaaaCAACGATATTCATCAAACTTTtatgttttcatatttttctcgatatctatggcTCAAAGAATAAAAGTGGAAGAGAGcaatgttattaagaataaaatttgtaacaaattttgttacaaaagtttttttgtaatataatcCGTTTCCAgacttttaatattaacaatttatggaacaacgaaaatcatcaaattttcatgttttcatatttttctcgatatctatagCTCAAAgaataaaagtgcaagagagcaatgttattaagaataaaatttgctacaacttttgttacaaaagtttttttgtaatatgatccGTTTCCAGACCTCTACTATTAACAATTTAtggaacaacgaaattcatcaaattttcatgttttcatatttttctcgatatctataccTCAAAGaataaaagtgtaagagagcaatgttattaagaataaaatttgctacaacttttgttacaaaagtttttttgtaatatgatccGTTTCCAGACCTCtaccattaacaatttatggaacaacgaaattcatcaaattttcatgttttcatatttttctcgatatctacgGCTCAAAGAATAAAAGTGAAAGACAGcaatgttattaagaataaaatttgctacaacttttgttccaaaagtttttttgtaatatgatccATTTCCAGACTTCtaccattaacaatttatgtaacaacgaaattcatcaaattttcatgttttcatatttttctcgatatctatgacTCAAAGAATAAAAGTGGAAAAGAGcaatgttattaagaataaaattcgctacaacttttgttccaaaagtttttttgtaatatgatcTGTTTCCAAAATGCTTCGGGAATCGAGTGTCTTGCACAACTTTTGGTAGATCAAGTCTTTtgccagcagtatttagtattTTGCAAGCACTATTCAATGTTTTGCAAGAAGTGTTAAACGTTTTGcaagtattgttttattaacagTTTCTATTTGTTTGCATTCAAAATGTTTTCTGTCAGCAGAATTTAGCTTTTTACAAGCAGCATCTAGTCTTTAATTACTGGTTTTTTGGACTTCTGCCATAAATATGATAGTAATTAGTGTTTTACAAGCagtatcaaatattttattaacagtttTAACTGAAAATCTCATCTGCGAGCAGTATGTTTTTTGCAATGAAAATTTTCCGTcattaattagtaatttttggactattaaaaaacatcgattttttctcgatatctatacatctgagagcaaaactggaagagagcaatattgttaagaatacaatttgctataacatttttattgtaatatgaTCCGTTTCCCGAGTGCAAccattaaaaagttgtaaagaTACcgaatttcatcaaatttttagcAACTTtgggtaaaaaaaaatcaagaaaatatatttaactcTATAATAAAATCCTTCGAATTAACacatttatataattaaattcaaaGTAAACAAAtacaatctttaaatttaagataatCTTATTCCTTGACCACCAGGGCACTCACCTTtacttaaaattcttaaatctaaagcaaaaaaagaatattaactcaaaaatacctaaaagaaattaattttcttactAGCACTTTGTTCGCAATTATAATTACTCAAAACACATTCATTTCCAAACGATAATTTCTTTCCATTATCATCGGTTCCGCAAACCGGGTTATAATCATCCAATGGACATTCCcttaaacatttctttttcaacGAAGGTTTCGTCGAACCCTTCGCTGGCGATCCCAAAACCGCCGCTAATAACACTGAAAAAACGCGCCAAAATAAATGgccaaaaatcaaaattaacaagATTTTCGTCATGATGATGATGCATCGAGAAAAGAAGGTTGGAGGATGTTGATGAGAAGCATGTGATTAGTTTCAATGAGGACAATCGGATTTAACAGGATAATTGGAGATTTCTTAAAAGTAATTTGCAAATTTAGCGAATCAACAAATTAACCTTGAATTGTTTcctgtttttgtttttttcacaaaaaaaggTGTTGAAAATACGAAGAAACAAAgagtttaaacaaaaaagagtTAATGAAACGAGGTGAaacggtttttttttataaataaggtTACGCAAGATGTTTAATTATAGATATTATCTAGgaattaaaacaagaaaagagAATGTTAACTCAAATtagttttgaattattaaatataaattaaattaattactttaaacTCACCTAGAAGGAATACAGCGAAAATTACGACCTTCATTATGGCTCTTATTACGATACAAAACTAACCCAAATACAGTCAAAGAGTTGTTGGCTTATATAAGATCCCCTCCATCATTTTATAGTAGTTGATTTGACATTGTAAGGTGAAACTTAATCATCAACTAAGAATAACGAAAAATatgtatcaaaaaatcatcaaagaAAGATTAATAACgaagaaataaactttaaaatttgattttttttaaatatatcagGATCGATGTTATACAGGTGTccataaaatcattttcgaTTATACGATACCATTTATCAGCGTTATGTTAATATATTATCATTGAACTATACCGCAGAATCTACTAAGATTAGGTAGGGACAAGAATGTCGCTAAAAAGAAGCCGAACAATCTCAACATCGACAACAACCGAGATGTATGGATGATGTATGATGGCCGTATGAAGGTCAGACGATGATGTTGCGATGCATAAGCACCTTTAGTTATATTTAATAAGCATCCTAATTCTTGGAGAACTGTATGATGCATCTTTGTAACTCCCGATGCTCTTTTAGAGATTTCCCTAAATTGTTGGCATCGCCGCTGGAATATacaagaataataaaatacatgGATATGCAACACTTAGCAAAACTGGGCATGTCGCAGAAGTTGATAAGTTTAACTAATATCACGTTAACATATAAAAGGATAAAGAATTGCATGGCTGTGATATCTGGAAAGGATGCAACGATACAGCGGAGTGAAAAGAATTGTTAATGGACACCACAGGTACAGAGAGTTGTAAGATCAAAGAAACGATGTAAGGATGATGTGATGGAGAATATTAGGATTAATAAATCTCCACAAAATTCATCTTATATTCGTACGATATTACCACTGACAACGTTTGAAGTAGTATAAAGTGGTGttagtgatttttcaaacagtatttaatcttttatttgAAGTTTCTGGAATTCTGCTATGAAAATCTTGTATTTTGCCAACattatttagtgttttttgTGTTGCGGAGTGCGCTTTAggttaattgaaataaataaggCCAAGAGAAACTTAAGATGTAACAAAATacgtttttattctttaataacAACTTTTACTAGTTTTCTAATACAACTCATCGAACTCAACACTCGGTCACTTGCACACAAGGTTCACGATTGCCAACCTCGTCTCTTACAAAAACCCTATTTCAACACCTTCCCTCAATCAGAACcttgttgcaaaaaaaataaaaaatcagttTAACATTTCGTCTCTTAACTGCTTAAATCTAATGCCGTTCAATGGTTTAGTAAATATATCGGCTAATTGTTTACCACTATAAATATACTCGATTTCAATCAACTCTGTTttgattttatcttttataaaatgatatttaatatCTAGATGTTTCATTCTTTTCATCTGTTCATGAGATTTTATTGTACGTATAGCTGATTGGTTGTCTTCGTAAATCACCACCTTTGAATCTTGCCTGTCTGTTAATtcatctaataattttttaaaccaacACTTATTCCTAAGCATAACGACACATACTCGGCTTCAGTTGTTGACAAAGCCACGGTACTTTGTTTCTTAGATGTCCAAgcccaaggtttatatattaaaggttgtctaagttcctatgctgcaatactttgattttagtttctgggcgaggggcaagagcaggagtgtttcgtgacgtaagcgatcacggattgcgcacgcaacctcatggccatgtggtgctccatgcctttgtttaatttgaattgcttggcggtattattttccacatgtgacgtaatgcgcagtatgattgcgtacgaacctagacaacctcttatatataaaccttggtcCAAGCCACCATACACCcatgtattaaaaaacaaataccacTGGTTGATTTTCTATCCACTGTGTCACCTCCCCAATCGGCATCGGCATACCCCAATATTACATTAGTGGTATATTTTTGATAAGTTAATTTCAAATCCAACGTTCCCTTAATAACGTAATACTCGTTTTAatgatataaacaatttttcgcTAGCACAACTCTGAAATCTTGATAATATACTAATACATAAACATAAATCAGGTCTAGTAGCTAACATACTATACATAATACAAGCTATCATTTGTCTACATTTATGCTCTAACTCTGTACTTTCGCTTTCAGTTCTTATTAAAACATTACAATCAAAATTGTTCTCCATAGGGGTACCCACCGGTTTACAATCAAAcatatcatattttttaagtaaccTTTCTAAATAACTTTTCTGAGAAAGAGTAATTTTTCCATTTGTCTCATCTTGAATTACATGTATTCCCAAATAATAACTTAACAGTCCCAAATCTTTCATTTAAAAGAATTCatgtaatttatattttaaattttcaatgttcTGTTTAGAGGAATTGAtacgtaaattttaaatttttctgaaaTCTTAATATACAAACAATTATAGCAATTACTTTTAACATAACCTTCTGCCAAcataaattcttcaaatttattgtaCCAATACAATGGTGCCTTTTTTAAACCGTAAAGGTTCACGATTGCCAACCTCGTCTCTTACAAAAACcctatttcaacattttgtaAGGAAGGTCATCAAGTTTTTTGCCAGCAGTATTCAATATTTTGCAAGCAgtattcaaattttgcaagCAGAGTTAAGCGCTTTACA of the Onthophagus taurus isolate NC chromosome 10, IU_Otau_3.0, whole genome shotgun sequence genome contains:
- the LOC111421917 gene encoding serine/threonine-protein kinase 11-interacting protein-like, which gives rise to MAIPGDIQFLATLLRSEGDKILANKCKLTLSTDLVDELNDLFNNESSLTSSFHVLNNTLTEINRDLTFLHDFVQQSKSLKLSLGKPRDLQSDNIDISKLKSLRLLELHRINVNNIIGISNLRGKLQHLVCERSLNSLRDIFERCGADDSDGSNWYELREAVLNHNGIKCIDDSLKYLPMLTTLDLSHNSIKNCDELSGLSSLKHLNLSFNQLQKVPVFSRPICSRLQMLVLRCNFIEDIQSVSKLVNLTQLDLLENCLLEHNNLIPLSYLVALQWLNLTGNPLSYHPHHRINTVKYLHSNTSSVKFILDDDVLSSYEQQNVGSLHPKCLYKQVEQPSEPQENLERSIRVRSAIINENKSDDEDNFERITVSVSVEVPKINSEPKENLNSIPKDYIKSLYGKTGFTPLDFSTQSGSAPSSSTPLQDYITDEMAKVKENIEETTQYVTASETINELNDLKDLKDNEVVEEESGVYDDPEEIEKLSDDDFESGDSNIFLVNIKGGQSDVFAIIGKNNLVERNAITSKVLSRISLDSIISCNKTTLDEIEYVYIEFETFRSNNNRFYLIENVEERERFFGRIKILVDARPASESLEIFSCLKCSTQFGVEEQNTVHKDTIVCPACGSNLVFEENNS
- the LOC111421914 gene encoding vasotab-TY2-like — translated: MKVVIFAVFLLVLLAAVLGSPAKGSTKPSLKKKCLRECPLDDYNPVCGTDDNGKKLSFGNECVLSNYNCEQSANLRILSKGECPGGQGIRLS